The proteins below come from a single Aegilops tauschii subsp. strangulata cultivar AL8/78 chromosome 6, Aet v6.0, whole genome shotgun sequence genomic window:
- the LOC109781690 gene encoding protein trichome birefringence-like 12, which produces MAITNDTIIRRWQPVENSEPRKDGIKGTYRVDVDIPADDWINITKFYDVLIFNTGHWWGSYKFPKKIPLVFYRGGKPIEPPLSIFDGLKVALKSMGSYIKREVPGKTLKLWRTQSPRHFDGGEWNHNGSCVSNRLLQQHELDSWFDPRFGGVNKDARLVNSLLQEALVETDIQLLNLTYMSEFRADAHPAVWLEKKDEAAVWGQDCMHWCLPGVADTWVDILAARILFYFKQGKG; this is translated from the exons ATGGCGATAACTAATGATACGATTATACGAAGGTGGCAGCCTGTAGAGAATTCTGAACCTCGGAAGGACGGAATAAAGGGAACTTACAGAGTTGATGTCGACATTCCTGCTGACGATTGGATAAATATCACCAAGTTTTATGACGTGCTCATTTTCAACACTGGACACTG GTGGGGTTCGTATAAATTCCCAAAAAAGATCCCCCTTGTTTTCTACCGAGGAGGAAAACCAATTGAGCCTCCACTCAGCATCTTTGATGGGCTGAAGGTAGCCCTCAAAAGTATGGGCTCCTACATCAAAAGGGAGGTCCCAGGTAAAACCCTGAAGCTGTGGCGCACACAGTCACCCAGGCACTTTGATGGAGGTGAATGGAATCACAACGGCAGCTGCGTGTCTAACAGGCTCCTACAACAACATGAG CTCGATTCCTGGTTCGATCCGAGGTTTGGGGGAGTGAACAAAGACGCGAGACTGGTGAACTCATTGCTCCAGGAAGCGCTAGTCGAGACGGACATCCAGCTGCTCAACCTGACCTACATGAGCGAGTTCCGCGCCGACGCCCATCCGGCTGTCTGGCTCGAGAAGAAGGATGAGGCGGCTGTCTGGGGGCAGGACTGCATGCACTGGTGCCTGCCCGGCGTAGCGGACACGTGGGTCGACATCTTGGCGGCAAGGATCTTGTTCTACTTCAAGCAGGGCAAAGGTTGA